From Streptomyces sp. 6-11-2, one genomic window encodes:
- a CDS encoding GNAT family N-acetyltransferase: MLEGKLVRLRALRSEDAAHHVRWRNDPEVVRWAAGGDPCFGPVTAEAVGLGFDTMLRLSPRESAVFTVEDLAGGRVIGMADYRDLDPYAGVATLGITIGEREFWGCGHGSDALRLLVGHLFGAYCLSRLELDTWSGNERAVRAFTRLGFREEGRRRSAVLVEGERYDRVLFGMLREEWANPE; encoded by the coding sequence ATGCTCGAAGGAAAGTTGGTAAGGCTGCGCGCGCTGCGCTCCGAAGACGCTGCGCACCATGTGCGGTGGCGCAATGACCCGGAGGTGGTGCGCTGGGCCGCAGGTGGTGACCCGTGTTTCGGCCCGGTCACGGCGGAGGCGGTCGGGCTCGGCTTCGACACCATGCTGCGACTGAGCCCGAGGGAGTCGGCCGTGTTCACGGTCGAGGATCTGGCGGGCGGGAGGGTGATAGGCATGGCCGACTACCGGGATCTGGACCCGTACGCCGGAGTGGCCACGCTGGGAATCACCATCGGCGAGCGGGAGTTCTGGGGCTGCGGCCATGGCAGTGACGCGTTGCGGCTGCTCGTGGGCCACCTGTTCGGTGCGTACTGCCTGAGCCGACTGGAGCTGGACACCTGGAGCGGCAACGAGCGCGCTGTGCGCGCCTTCACCAGGTTGGGCTTCCGTGAGGAAGGCCGCCGTCGGTCGGCTGTGTTGGTGGAGGGGGAGCGCTACGACCGCGTGCTCTTCGGGATGCTCCGCGAGGAGTGGGCGAACCCTGAGTGA
- a CDS encoding IS5 family transposase, producing MDDGLWARIEPLLPVVPRNPRRPGRKRLDSRKVLCGILFVLYTGIRWEYLPQELGFGSGMTCWRRLRDWNEAGVWQHLHELLLSELRAADLLDFSRAAVDSSHIRAMKGGPANGPSPVDRGKAGSKHHLIVEAHGIPLAAITTGGNRNDVTQLIPLIQAVPPIRGKRGQPLRRPKHLYADRGYDHEVYRDKVRRFQITPHIARRGTGHGSGLGMYRWVVEGTIALLHWFRRLRTRWEIRDDLHHAFVTLGCAVICWRRLRTALCRE from the coding sequence ATCGACGACGGATTGTGGGCGCGCATCGAGCCGCTGCTGCCGGTCGTCCCGCGTAATCCGCGGCGTCCAGGTCGTAAGCGTCTGGATAGTCGCAAGGTGCTGTGCGGGATCCTGTTCGTGCTGTACACCGGGATCCGCTGGGAGTATCTGCCCCAGGAGCTGGGCTTCGGCTCGGGGATGACCTGCTGGCGACGGCTGCGGGACTGGAACGAGGCCGGGGTCTGGCAGCACCTGCACGAGCTGCTGCTCTCCGAGCTGCGGGCCGCAGACCTGCTGGACTTCTCCCGCGCAGCGGTCGACTCCAGCCACATCCGCGCGATGAAGGGTGGGCCGGCCAACGGTCCGTCCCCGGTGGACCGGGGCAAGGCCGGGAGCAAGCACCACCTGATCGTCGAGGCGCACGGCATCCCGCTCGCGGCAATCACCACCGGCGGCAACCGCAACGACGTCACCCAACTGATCCCGCTGATTCAGGCCGTCCCACCGATCCGAGGCAAGCGCGGCCAGCCACTGCGCCGCCCCAAGCACCTGTACGCCGACCGCGGCTATGACCACGAGGTCTACCGGGACAAGGTCCGCCGGTTCCAGATCACCCCGCACATCGCCCGGCGCGGCACCGGGCACGGCTCCGGCCTGGGCATGTACCGCTGGGTCGTGGAAGGAACGATCGCGCTGCTGCACTGGTTCCGCCGCCTGCGCACCCGCTGGGAGATCCGCGACGACCTCCACCACGCGTTCGTCACCCTCGGCTGCGCCGTCATCTGCTGGCGACGACTCCGCACCGCACTTTGTCGAGAGTAA
- a CDS encoding phosphotransferase family protein yields the protein MDEVKVVVAHSERATLRVGDVFLKVDADQARIDVEVEAMSLAPVPTPEVLWRKPSVLAIAALPGTTLGRLGGPSTGSPAAWAAAGAAIRKLHEAPLPSRPGQAGRSIVALAAELDDECELLVTNGVLPADLVTRNRQVAEAALRPWTPAFTHGDLQIAHVFVDGDEVTGIIDWSEAGQGDALYDLATFTLGHEERLGDVIAGYGTDVDLDVIRAWWSLRSLLAVRWLVEHGFDPFAPGCEVDVLRSRM from the coding sequence ATGGATGAGGTCAAAGTCGTCGTCGCCCATTCCGAGCGCGCGACTCTGCGCGTCGGCGACGTGTTCCTGAAGGTGGACGCCGATCAGGCGCGCATCGATGTCGAGGTCGAGGCGATGTCCCTCGCGCCGGTCCCAACCCCGGAGGTCCTGTGGCGCAAGCCGTCCGTGCTCGCGATCGCCGCACTCCCGGGGACGACGCTTGGGCGCCTCGGTGGGCCGTCGACCGGGTCGCCGGCGGCGTGGGCCGCGGCGGGCGCCGCCATCCGGAAGCTGCACGAAGCGCCGCTGCCGTCTCGGCCGGGCCAGGCTGGCCGGAGCATCGTCGCGCTGGCGGCGGAACTCGACGACGAGTGCGAGTTGCTCGTGACGAACGGCGTCCTGCCCGCCGACCTGGTCACCCGCAACCGCCAGGTCGCCGAGGCCGCGCTCCGGCCGTGGACTCCGGCGTTCACGCACGGCGACCTGCAGATCGCGCACGTCTTCGTCGACGGCGACGAGGTCACGGGCATCATCGACTGGTCCGAGGCGGGCCAGGGTGATGCCCTGTACGACCTCGCCACCTTCACGCTCGGACACGAGGAGCGCCTCGGCGACGTCATCGCCGGCTATGGCACCGACGTCGACCTCGACGTGATCCGCGCGTGGTGGTCGTTGCGAAGCCTGCTGGCGGTTCGCTGGCTGGTCGAGCATGGCTTCGACCCGTTCGCGCCGGGCTGTGAGGTCGACGTGCTGAGATCCCGGATGTGA
- a CDS encoding TetR/AcrR family transcriptional regulator yields the protein MSTPRGDTQRREQVLAAALTVFATFGYRKTSMDAVARAADISRPGLYFLFANKGELFRATMQQELDKALDDVRAALTAPDVGLDARLVAALDAHLGRYVGTHLNEGVDDLLEHGTAQLDSMYDDYRAAFHDALVEAIATSGRPAGNVASRQIAEVLAAAGEGWKHRVADRSEFVNKLTLAVDVVLRP from the coding sequence ATGTCAACACCCCGGGGAGACACCCAGCGCCGCGAGCAGGTGCTGGCAGCAGCACTGACCGTTTTCGCCACCTTCGGTTATCGCAAGACGTCGATGGACGCGGTGGCCCGGGCCGCGGACATCTCCCGCCCCGGGCTGTACTTCCTGTTCGCCAACAAGGGGGAACTGTTCCGCGCGACCATGCAGCAGGAGTTGGACAAGGCCCTGGACGACGTCCGCGCGGCGCTGACCGCACCCGATGTGGGCCTCGACGCGCGTTTGGTGGCCGCGCTAGACGCCCACCTGGGCCGCTACGTCGGCACGCACCTCAACGAGGGCGTCGACGACCTGCTGGAGCACGGCACAGCACAGCTCGACAGCATGTATGACGACTACCGGGCCGCCTTCCATGACGCGCTCGTCGAGGCCATCGCCACCTCCGGCCGGCCCGCAGGCAATGTCGCATCGCGACAGATCGCCGAGGTCCTGGCCGCCGCCGGTGAGGGTTGGAAGCACCGTGTTGCCGACCGTTCGGAATTCGTCAACAAGCTCACCCTGGCCGTCGATGTCGTGTTGCGGCCATAG
- a CDS encoding SDR family NAD(P)-dependent oxidoreductase codes for MSKTVLITGAATGMGEAITFEYVKRGWNVVATMRDTAKANPAFADLGNVLVSRLDVTDRASIEQAVSEAIDRFGGIDALVNAAGYGQIGAVEEVSADQLRDQFETNVVGLVQVIQVVLPHMRERGFGHILNIGSMGGHVSLPTMALYCASKSAVQNLTEGLAQEVDPLGIHVTLVEPAGFNTRFTTNSTLPASSIPAYAPAYATMAEFDKQAVRGDLVKSMAAVADITGIDRPPLHLALATAGLEMVRGRFAELMDEYARWEQVTAGTD; via the coding sequence ATGAGCAAGACTGTTCTGATCACCGGCGCCGCGACCGGCATGGGCGAGGCGATCACCTTCGAATACGTCAAGCGCGGCTGGAACGTCGTGGCCACCATGCGTGACACCGCCAAGGCCAACCCTGCCTTCGCCGACCTCGGCAACGTCCTGGTCAGCCGCCTCGATGTCACCGACCGCGCCAGCATCGAGCAGGCTGTCAGTGAGGCGATCGATCGCTTCGGCGGCATCGATGCCCTCGTCAATGCCGCCGGCTACGGGCAGATCGGCGCGGTCGAGGAAGTCAGCGCCGACCAACTGCGCGACCAGTTCGAGACCAACGTGGTGGGCCTCGTCCAGGTAATCCAGGTCGTACTCCCGCACATGCGAGAACGCGGCTTCGGTCATATCCTCAACATCGGCTCCATGGGCGGCCACGTCAGCCTGCCCACGATGGCCCTGTACTGCGCCTCCAAGAGCGCCGTGCAGAACCTGACCGAGGGACTGGCCCAGGAGGTCGACCCGCTGGGCATCCACGTCACCCTGGTCGAGCCGGCGGGCTTCAACACCCGGTTTACGACCAACTCGACCCTTCCCGCCTCCTCCATCCCCGCCTACGCGCCCGCCTACGCGACCATGGCCGAATTCGACAAGCAGGCGGTGAGGGGCGACCTCGTCAAGTCCATGGCGGCCGTTGCCGACATCACGGGCATCGACAGGCCTCCGCTTCACCTGGCCCTGGCCACCGCCGGCCTGGAGATGGTGCGGGGCCGCTTCGCCGAGCTGATGGACGAATACGCCCGCTGGGAGCAGGTCACGGCGGGCACTGACTGA
- a CDS encoding epimerase: protein MKVVIFGASGMMGQGVLRACLLDPAVTRVLVVVRSPLGISHPKLREVIHQDFTDLSAISGQLAGHDACFYCLGISSAGRSEAEYTRITYDCTLAAARAVSASNPALTFTYISGEGTNSREDGRTMWARVKGRTENALLAMPLDAYMFRPAYIRPRHGAVSRTPVYRVLYGLTSWLYPLLHRLSPGHTTTTEHIGRAMLAVTRPGAVEQRILYSPEINRLGGDSGTAA, encoded by the coding sequence GTGAAAGTCGTCATCTTCGGCGCGTCCGGCATGATGGGACAGGGCGTACTGCGCGCCTGTCTCCTCGACCCCGCTGTCACGCGTGTGCTGGTGGTGGTCCGCAGCCCGCTGGGCATCAGCCATCCCAAGCTGCGGGAAGTCATCCACCAGGACTTCACCGATCTGTCCGCCATCTCCGGACAACTGGCCGGTCACGACGCCTGCTTCTACTGTCTCGGCATCTCCTCCGCCGGCCGCAGCGAGGCCGAGTACACCCGCATCACCTACGACTGCACCCTCGCCGCCGCACGTGCCGTCTCCGCGTCCAACCCCGCACTGACCTTCACCTACATCTCGGGCGAGGGCACCAACAGCCGCGAAGACGGCCGGACCATGTGGGCCCGCGTCAAGGGCCGCACCGAGAACGCCCTGCTGGCCATGCCACTGGACGCGTACATGTTCCGCCCCGCCTATATTCGTCCCCGCCACGGAGCAGTCTCCAGGACCCCGGTGTACCGCGTCCTTTACGGCCTCACCTCCTGGCTCTACCCGCTGCTGCACCGCCTCTCTCCCGGGCACACCACAACCACCGAACACATCGGCCGCGCCATGCTCGCCGTCACTCGCCCCGGAGCGGTCGAACAGCGGATCCTGTACAGCCCGGAGATCAACCGGCTGGGCGGCGACAGCGGGACCGCCGCATAG
- a CDS encoding SpoIIE family protein phosphatase → MVLNNRGTVLACTPAVEELLGVGVRELIGRPFAELLAEPGGGLLPSGGPALLLHRGGRPVEVRLEVLPLNGGSEAQCLVRAVPLTTAADREQDDALVRALFRQTDIGLVLYDADLRIVRTNQQPDVVGLVAGTRAGPGGVTLDEVLVAADAEAVGQRLRRVAETGKPVTNEVFRTRRRRAPEQERVVSLSALRLEDLEGRGTGVAVVFSDITDREQAERGLALLRGAEKLLLGSLDIVRTAEGLAGVLVPEYADLAAVDLAEAALVGEEPADYSLGAPLRRVAVAARNGVWPAELLPVGASLRVREPEKEFVYRRTALAVPDLSELRVALADEIEGRRRVLPDAAKSLLLMPLRARGLLLGAVVLWRGDDRLRFDQSDAELGARIGSRAAISLDNARRYAREHRTAEALQRSLLPQAVVRVSAADTAGSYVPAGSMTGIGGTWFDVIPLSSCRVAFVVGDVAGHGVEAAAAMGRLRTAVQTLSDMDLPPEELLTHLDDLVIRLSAAEATVPGSNRGQGTVLGSTCVYAVYDPVTAVCTIASAGHPPPVLSVPGQPGAGFAAVRPGPPLGVGGLPFEPRELAMEPGAMLAFCTGKLLAHDEDGTNRRLRQLREQVDAAVEEDRSPAETGRTVLRHLLPEAPDHDVALLMARLHVLPPESTATWEFPADPEAVGRAREMVTAQLSAWQLPDLSFTTELIASELVTNSIRYAGGPVGLRLIKDRVLICEVSDPSQTQPRLRRARLTDEGGRGLFLIAQLSQRWGSRYTHHGKTIWTEQPLPTD, encoded by the coding sequence ATGGTGCTGAACAACCGCGGGACGGTACTGGCGTGCACACCCGCTGTCGAGGAGTTGCTCGGCGTCGGGGTCAGGGAGCTGATCGGCAGGCCGTTCGCCGAGCTGCTCGCCGAGCCCGGCGGCGGGCTGCTCCCCTCCGGCGGCCCCGCACTGCTGCTCCACCGCGGCGGCCGGCCCGTGGAGGTCCGGCTGGAGGTGCTGCCGCTGAATGGCGGTTCCGAGGCCCAGTGCCTGGTACGGGCGGTACCGCTGACGACGGCCGCGGATCGGGAGCAGGACGACGCGCTGGTGCGAGCGCTGTTCCGGCAGACCGATATCGGGCTGGTGCTGTATGACGCCGATCTGCGGATCGTGCGGACCAACCAGCAGCCGGACGTCGTCGGCCTGGTCGCCGGTACCCGTGCCGGGCCGGGCGGTGTGACCCTCGACGAGGTGCTCGTGGCGGCGGACGCCGAGGCCGTCGGGCAACGTCTGCGCCGGGTCGCGGAGACCGGGAAGCCGGTGACCAACGAGGTGTTCCGGACGCGCCGCCGACGGGCGCCCGAGCAGGAGCGTGTCGTCTCCCTGTCGGCGCTGCGTCTGGAGGACCTGGAGGGCCGTGGCACCGGGGTCGCGGTCGTCTTCAGTGACATCACGGACCGGGAGCAGGCGGAGCGCGGACTGGCTCTCCTGCGCGGGGCGGAGAAGCTGCTGCTGGGTTCGCTGGACATCGTCCGTACCGCCGAGGGACTGGCCGGGGTGCTGGTGCCCGAGTACGCCGATCTGGCGGCGGTGGATCTCGCGGAGGCGGCGCTGGTGGGCGAGGAGCCCGCCGACTACTCCCTCGGAGCTCCGCTGCGGCGGGTCGCGGTGGCCGCCAGGAACGGCGTCTGGCCGGCCGAACTGCTCCCGGTCGGGGCGTCGCTACGAGTCCGGGAACCGGAGAAGGAGTTCGTCTACCGCCGAACCGCCCTGGCCGTGCCGGACCTCTCCGAGCTGCGGGTCGCGCTGGCGGACGAGATCGAGGGACGCCGCCGGGTGCTGCCCGACGCCGCGAAGTCCCTGCTGCTGATGCCGTTGCGGGCGCGGGGACTGCTGCTGGGGGCAGTGGTGTTGTGGCGCGGCGACGACCGGCTCCGTTTCGATCAAAGCGACGCGGAGCTGGGCGCGCGGATCGGCTCCCGGGCCGCCATCAGCCTGGACAACGCACGGCGATACGCCCGCGAGCACCGCACTGCGGAGGCTCTGCAGCGCAGTCTGCTGCCTCAGGCGGTCGTCCGGGTGAGCGCGGCGGACACGGCCGGCTCCTACGTACCGGCCGGATCCATGACGGGGATCGGCGGGACCTGGTTCGACGTGATCCCGCTGTCCTCCTGCCGAGTCGCCTTCGTCGTGGGCGACGTGGCGGGGCACGGCGTGGAGGCGGCAGCGGCCATGGGACGGCTACGGACGGCGGTGCAGACCCTCTCCGACATGGACCTGCCACCGGAGGAGCTGCTGACCCACCTCGACGACCTGGTCATCCGGCTATCGGCGGCGGAGGCCACGGTTCCGGGGTCGAACCGCGGGCAGGGCACCGTCCTGGGCTCCACATGTGTGTACGCGGTGTACGACCCTGTCACCGCGGTGTGCACCATCGCCAGTGCGGGCCATCCGCCGCCGGTCCTGTCCGTTCCCGGGCAGCCGGGGGCCGGCTTCGCGGCGGTCAGGCCGGGGCCGCCGCTCGGGGTGGGCGGTCTGCCCTTCGAGCCGCGGGAGTTGGCCATGGAACCGGGGGCGATGCTCGCCTTCTGCACCGGCAAGCTGCTGGCGCACGATGAGGACGGCACCAACAGGCGGCTGCGGCAGCTTCGCGAGCAGGTGGACGCCGCCGTGGAGGAGGACCGGTCGCCTGCGGAGACCGGACGCACCGTGCTCCGGCATCTGCTGCCCGAGGCGCCCGACCATGACGTGGCGCTGCTGATGGCCCGGCTGCATGTCCTGCCCCCGGAGTCCACCGCCACCTGGGAGTTCCCGGCCGACCCGGAGGCGGTGGGCCGGGCCCGGGAGATGGTGACGGCGCAGCTGAGCGCCTGGCAGCTGCCGGACCTGTCGTTCACCACGGAGCTGATCGCCAGTGAGCTGGTGACCAACTCCATCCGGTACGCGGGCGGCCCCGTCGGCCTGAGGCTGATCAAGGACCGGGTGCTGATCTGCGAGGTCTCCGACCCGAGCCAGACCCAGCCAAGGCTGCGCAGGGCCCGGCTGACCGACGAGGGAGGCCGCGGACTGTTCCTGATCGCTCAGCTGTCGCAACGCTGGGGAAGCCGCTACACCCACCACGGCAAGACCATCTGGACCGAGCAGCCGCTGCCCACGGACTGA
- a CDS encoding mercuric reductase, translated as MADESYDVIVIGTSQGGRFLPVDLAKAGKKVALVERDHLGGVCVNTGCTPTKTMVASAHLAHLARRGTEFGVRTGPVSVDLAAVRERKRAMVAGARENYASRLAQDGLHLIEGEARFTGPKTIEIAMRDGRTQEISAPVIVIDTGTRPKPLAIGGAQNVPVLDSTSIMELGTLPEHLIILGGGYIGLEFGQMFRRFGSEVTIVQTRPRLMMREDDDVSDGVATILRDDGITVLTSTTPDRIEEADGGVRLTVRTPDGEQQVEGSHLLSATGRVPNTEALAPAAAGIRLRDNGFIEVDEHLETSVPGVYAMGDVKGGPAFTHLSYDDYRILHANLLGHEKASTRDRIVPYTVFIDPQLGRVGMTERQAREQNREVRVAKLPMNAVIRALETGETRGFMKAVVDARTQQILGAAVLGTEGGEIMTIIQVAMLGKLPYTAMANAVFTHPLLAEGLNSLFMTLDA; from the coding sequence GTGGCAGACGAGAGCTATGACGTGATTGTGATCGGGACCAGCCAGGGCGGCCGGTTCCTCCCCGTCGATCTGGCGAAGGCGGGCAAGAAGGTGGCGCTTGTCGAGCGCGACCACCTCGGCGGCGTCTGCGTGAACACCGGGTGCACCCCGACGAAGACGATGGTCGCCAGCGCGCACCTCGCCCACCTGGCACGACGCGGCACGGAGTTCGGCGTGCGGACTGGTCCGGTGTCGGTCGACCTCGCCGCCGTGCGGGAGCGCAAGCGTGCGATGGTCGCGGGTGCGCGGGAGAACTACGCGAGCCGCCTGGCGCAGGACGGGCTCCACCTCATCGAAGGCGAGGCCCGTTTCACGGGGCCCAAGACGATCGAGATCGCCATGAGGGACGGCCGGACGCAGGAGATCAGCGCACCGGTGATCGTCATCGACACGGGCACCAGGCCCAAGCCCCTGGCGATCGGCGGCGCCCAGAACGTCCCTGTCCTGGACTCAACGTCGATCATGGAGCTGGGCACACTCCCCGAGCACCTGATCATCCTCGGCGGCGGCTACATCGGGCTGGAGTTCGGGCAGATGTTCCGCAGGTTCGGCAGCGAGGTCACGATCGTCCAGACCCGCCCGCGCCTGATGATGAGAGAGGACGATGACGTCTCCGACGGGGTCGCCACCATCTTGCGCGATGACGGGATCACGGTCCTGACGTCGACGACGCCGGACCGGATCGAGGAGGCCGACGGCGGAGTGCGGCTGACCGTTCGCACGCCGGACGGCGAACAGCAGGTCGAGGGCTCCCACCTGCTGTCGGCTACCGGCCGCGTCCCCAACACGGAAGCGCTCGCGCCGGCGGCGGCCGGCATCCGGCTGCGCGACAACGGCTTCATCGAGGTCGATGAGCATCTGGAAACCTCCGTCCCCGGCGTCTACGCCATGGGCGACGTCAAGGGCGGCCCGGCCTTCACCCACCTTTCCTACGACGATTACCGGATCCTCCACGCCAACTTGCTGGGCCACGAGAAGGCGAGCACCCGGGACAGGATCGTCCCGTACACCGTGTTCATCGATCCGCAGCTCGGCCGCGTCGGCATGACCGAACGGCAGGCCAGGGAGCAGAACCGCGAGGTCCGCGTCGCGAAGCTGCCGATGAACGCCGTCATCCGTGCCCTGGAGACCGGGGAGACACGCGGGTTCATGAAGGCCGTCGTCGACGCGCGCACACAGCAGATCCTCGGCGCCGCCGTGCTCGGCACGGAAGGCGGCGAGATCATGACGATCATCCAGGTCGCCATGCTGGGCAAGCTCCCGTACACCGCGATGGCCAACGCCGTCTTCACGCACCCGTTGCTGGCGGAGGGCCTCAACAGCCTCTTCATGACGCTCGACGCCTAG
- a CDS encoding zinc-binding alcohol dehydrogenase family protein, whose protein sequence is MKQAETIPETFLGVGYTRDRAGLPLEAVRVPVRQPANDQVLIRVAASSLNPLEYKLADLNFMGRTPPVALGLDLAGVVVAVGPAVSGVAVGDVVAAMADLNGDGGWVATGAGGGDVGYALTQRFLTARKPPSLGFRDAAALPMAFLSAFAGLYRAVQAGDSIYVPGGGGGVGHLAVQMAARALGAGLVISSGSTPQSIALARQSGAHHVFDYKRDDIPAEIAQLTDDQGVDLVFDATYSEHGFVETARTVRRGGSWIVLGVGPGRTTRLVETQSPVDAMLAERGAKRVDVNLLRYFSEPATLDSEARAFLQRGMALAMEWATQGLVVPHIGRTIDSTVEAISAGLQSLKAGHGVVGKVAVIVDHDLVRDTSSDR, encoded by the coding sequence ATGAAGCAGGCTGAGACGATTCCGGAGACGTTTCTCGGCGTCGGTTACACAAGAGACCGAGCTGGGCTGCCGCTCGAGGCGGTGCGTGTTCCTGTCCGGCAACCGGCAAACGACCAGGTTCTGATCCGCGTCGCCGCCTCGTCGCTCAACCCACTGGAGTACAAGCTGGCCGACCTCAATTTCATGGGACGGACGCCCCCGGTCGCTCTCGGTCTCGACCTGGCCGGCGTGGTGGTCGCCGTGGGGCCTGCTGTGAGTGGCGTGGCCGTCGGCGACGTGGTGGCCGCCATGGCCGACTTGAACGGCGATGGCGGCTGGGTCGCAACCGGCGCGGGCGGAGGCGACGTCGGCTATGCCCTCACACAGCGGTTCCTCACGGCTCGCAAGCCACCGTCGCTGGGCTTCCGCGATGCGGCGGCGCTACCGATGGCCTTCCTGTCCGCTTTCGCGGGTCTTTACCGGGCGGTCCAGGCCGGTGACTCGATCTATGTCCCGGGCGGCGGGGGCGGTGTCGGCCATCTGGCCGTGCAGATGGCGGCGCGTGCTCTGGGGGCCGGACTGGTCATCAGCAGCGGCAGCACGCCGCAATCAATCGCGCTGGCCCGGCAGTCCGGCGCCCACCATGTCTTCGACTACAAGCGCGACGACATCCCCGCCGAAATCGCCCAGCTCACTGATGACCAGGGCGTTGACCTCGTCTTCGACGCCACCTACAGCGAGCACGGCTTTGTCGAGACCGCGAGGACCGTCCGGCGAGGCGGCAGCTGGATCGTGCTCGGCGTCGGCCCCGGCAGGACGACGCGCTTGGTCGAAACACAGAGCCCGGTGGATGCCATGCTGGCCGAGCGCGGCGCCAAGCGGGTCGACGTCAATCTGCTGCGCTACTTCTCCGAACCCGCCACGCTCGACAGCGAGGCGCGCGCCTTTCTCCAACGCGGGATGGCTCTGGCCATGGAGTGGGCGACGCAGGGACTTGTGGTCCCGCACATCGGCCGGACCATCGACAGCACCGTCGAGGCAATCAGTGCGGGGCTGCAGTCGCTGAAAGCGGGCCATGGCGTCGTGGGCAAGGTGGCGGTGATCGTGGATCACGACCTGGTCCGGGACACTTCTTCCGACCGCTGA
- a CDS encoding HPP family protein: MLAAALLTATGVIGHLIGLMVLTTTVGPTAYLLLAHPDTEAAQVRSALLGHAAATVSGLACLAAFGLWRRPPIVEQHADTLPQIGAQALGVGLTLLALVVLDAHHPPAAATALMITSGIARPGLPLFGMLTGLAIVITSAVALAKIPWLRERTRRAFHD; the protein is encoded by the coding sequence GTGCTGGCCGCCGCGCTGCTCACCGCGACCGGCGTCATCGGTCATCTGATCGGGCTGATGGTGCTCACCACGACGGTCGGTCCCACCGCGTATCTTCTGCTGGCCCACCCGGATACCGAGGCCGCTCAGGTGCGCAGCGCCCTGCTGGGCCACGCGGCGGCGACCGTCAGCGGACTGGCCTGCCTCGCAGCCTTCGGACTGTGGCGGCGCCCCCCGATCGTCGAGCAGCACGCCGACACTCTGCCGCAGATCGGCGCCCAGGCTCTGGGGGTTGGCCTGACGCTGCTCGCCCTGGTCGTGCTCGACGCCCACCACCCGCCGGCCGCCGCGACCGCCCTGATGATCACGTCCGGCATCGCCCGACCCGGCTTGCCGCTGTTCGGCATGCTCACCGGCCTCGCCATCGTGATCACGTCTGCGGTCGCACTTGCCAAGATCCCGTGGCTCCGCGAGCGCACCCGCCGGGCCTTTCACGACTGA
- a CDS encoding haloacid dehalogenase type II, producing the protein MPERPMVVFDVNETLLDLDSLHPTFNRIFNDPAALRLWFANLITYSEALTLSGAYVPFTDIGGAVLRMLAATRNITISGADSAELTDRFATMPPHPEVPAALRRLHDHGFRLFTLTDNTLEISKRQLERAGVIDLFERRFSVDATVRRHKPAPEAYHTVAGALEVEPGDICLIACHVWDTIGAVAAGWQAALILREGNAPLDVGPQPNYVGQDLDAIADQLIERYGAHGPDHM; encoded by the coding sequence GTGCCTGAGCGACCGATGGTAGTTTTCGACGTCAACGAGACCCTGCTCGATCTGGACTCGCTCCACCCCACCTTCAACAGGATTTTCAACGACCCCGCCGCCCTGCGCCTGTGGTTCGCCAACCTGATCACCTACTCTGAGGCGCTCACGCTCAGCGGAGCGTACGTTCCGTTCACCGACATCGGCGGTGCCGTGCTCCGGATGCTCGCCGCCACACGCAACATCACAATCAGTGGCGCCGACAGTGCCGAGCTGACAGACCGGTTCGCCACCATGCCGCCCCACCCCGAAGTCCCAGCGGCCCTGCGCCGACTCCACGACCACGGCTTCCGGCTGTTCACACTCACCGACAACACGCTGGAGATCTCCAAGCGGCAGCTGGAGCGGGCGGGCGTGATCGACCTGTTCGAGCGGCGCTTCAGCGTCGACGCGACCGTGCGACGTCACAAGCCGGCTCCAGAGGCCTACCACACAGTGGCCGGTGCACTCGAAGTCGAGCCTGGCGACATCTGCCTGATCGCGTGCCACGTCTGGGACACGATCGGCGCTGTGGCGGCCGGCTGGCAGGCCGCGCTCATCCTTCGGGAGGGCAACGCGCCACTCGACGTCGGCCCGCAGCCCAACTACGTCGGGCAGGACCTTGATGCGATCGCCGACCAGCTGATCGAGCGGTATGGCGCTCACGGCCCGGATCACATGTGA